A stretch of the Planktothricoides raciborskii GIHE-MW2 genome encodes the following:
- a CDS encoding acetamidase/formamidase family protein: MSHYILKATPNTVHLGGFSPDLEPALIIDSGDTIDVETYTGFYVYDQAPPEFLTPEFVEICQSLPTERKVGPGPHLLTGPIYLRDAKPGDVLEVKLEQISPRLPMGFNAIRPGWGALPDQFTESKLRFIPLDLAKSEAEFPFAQRCGCNIASGIRIPLQPFFGILGVATSEINRSSVPPGNYGGNLDNRYLQAGSRIFLPIYLPGGLFSIGDGHSAQGDGEVNVTAIETSMNGRIQLNLRRDLKLTAPLGETPTHWMTMGFGETLDQAFAQALEQAIALLVDWFGFKAEDAYILCSLAVNFHITQVVNRPHKGVHSMLPKSILPKPLI; the protein is encoded by the coding sequence ATGAGCCATTATATCCTCAAAGCTACTCCGAACACGGTTCATTTAGGGGGTTTTTCCCCGGATCTGGAACCGGCTTTAATCATTGATTCTGGGGATACGATTGATGTAGAAACCTATACAGGATTCTATGTTTACGATCAAGCCCCACCAGAGTTTCTCACCCCAGAATTTGTGGAAATTTGTCAGTCTTTACCCACTGAAAGAAAGGTGGGGCCAGGCCCACATTTGCTGACCGGGCCAATTTATCTGCGAGATGCGAAACCCGGAGATGTCCTGGAAGTGAAATTAGAACAAATTTCCCCTCGACTGCCAATGGGGTTTAACGCGATTCGTCCCGGTTGGGGCGCTTTACCCGACCAATTTACCGAGTCTAAGCTGCGGTTTATTCCTTTGGATTTGGCAAAATCCGAGGCAGAATTTCCGTTCGCGCAGCGTTGCGGATGCAATATCGCCTCTGGGATCCGGATTCCTTTGCAACCTTTTTTTGGCATTTTGGGAGTTGCCACTTCAGAAATTAATCGGTCTTCGGTTCCTCCTGGTAATTATGGTGGCAACCTGGATAATCGCTATTTGCAGGCAGGTTCACGAATTTTTTTGCCGATTTATCTCCCAGGGGGCTTATTTTCTATTGGGGATGGACATTCAGCCCAAGGAGATGGGGAGGTGAATGTGACGGCAATTGAAACTTCGATGAATGGCAGGATTCAGCTTAATTTACGTCGGGATTTGAAGTTGACTGCCCCTTTGGGGGAAACTCCAACCCATTGGATGACGATGGGGTTTGGGGAAACCTTGGATCAGGCGTTTGCACAAGCCCTGGAACAGGCGATCGCCCTTTTGGTGGACTGGTTTGGCTTCAAAGCCGAAGATGCCTATATATTATGTTCCTTGGCGGTGAATTTTCATATTACTCAGGTGGTGAATCGTCCTCATAAAGGAGTCCATAGTATGTTACCTAAGTCAATTTTGCCCAAGCCATTAATCTAA
- a CDS encoding sulfite exporter TauE/SafE family protein, which yields MSEIALLTFTAAGLLAGILAGFLGIGGGTVLVPILVSLGHSPREAVATSSLSIVITAISGTVQNWRMGYLNFRQVIGIGMPAIVTAQIGAKLATIFSPPVLLTAFGGLLLLNIYLVQFRQRITRKQAAIEALNNQEADSIIEPTIEPTIEASQNRDLLTHKSPIYFFLSRILTGSLAGLLAGLFGVGGGVIMVPLQILLLNTKIKTAIQTSLGVIVITAISATTGHALQGNVLWIPGLILGMGGLLGAQISTRFLPKLSDRTVSLAFNILLLILSFYIFWQAWQKYHV from the coding sequence ATGAGTGAAATCGCCTTGTTGACGTTTACTGCCGCCGGATTATTGGCCGGAATTCTCGCGGGATTTCTGGGGATTGGTGGGGGCACCGTATTAGTACCAATTTTAGTCTCCTTGGGACATTCCCCGCGTGAAGCGGTTGCCACCAGTAGCTTATCTATTGTCATCACTGCCATCTCTGGTACAGTGCAAAATTGGCGCATGGGCTATCTGAATTTTCGTCAAGTAATCGGCATTGGAATGCCGGCGATCGTCACGGCTCAAATTGGGGCAAAATTGGCGACTATCTTTTCTCCTCCTGTCTTATTAACTGCTTTTGGTGGTTTACTTTTGCTAAATATATATTTAGTGCAATTTCGCCAACGAATCACCCGCAAACAAGCAGCGATTGAAGCTTTAAATAACCAAGAAGCTGACTCCATAATTGAGCCAACAATTGAGCCAACAATTGAAGCCAGCCAAAATAGGGATCTACTTACCCACAAAAGCCCAATTTATTTCTTTTTATCGCGGATTTTAACTGGCAGCCTTGCCGGGTTATTAGCGGGGTTGTTTGGTGTCGGGGGCGGCGTGATTATGGTGCCCCTGCAAATCCTGCTATTAAATACTAAAATTAAAACCGCGATTCAAACCAGTTTAGGGGTAATTGTGATTACGGCAATTTCTGCTACCACTGGCCATGCCCTCCAAGGAAATGTGTTATGGATTCCTGGTTTAATTTTAGGCATGGGTGGGTTATTGGGCGCTCAAATTAGCACCAGATTTTTACCCAAATTGAGCGATCGCACGGTCAGTTTAGCCTTTAATATATTGCTGCTGATTCTTTCATTTTATATCTTTTGGCAAGCATGGCAAAAATATCATGTTTAG
- a CDS encoding ABC transporter permease, giving the protein MSNKWLNQVIFVAIALGLISLFIILAGSDPIAVTARIFNGAFGNINRFARVVATLAPLLLCASGLIFTFTAGLYNLGVEGQITFGAIATTFTLRLLYPIFPAPLVIVLGLIAGCLGGLCWGLLAGTLNIYGRVNEIFAGLGLNFVADGIALYLILNPWKRAGVASMSGTELFDQSLWLNTFGQTDASPVALAIAFLALAITFIVIEGTYFGLELQAVGKNLRAAYVLGIPAVRQILGAFAICGALAGIAGALQVLAVFHRLIPAISSNLGFLALLVAMIAGFRPIWILPVAFFFSALNIGSLQLPLSLQLESSLAGVIQGILVLLVLLGRGFSGYFKSTQRHREHREYR; this is encoded by the coding sequence ATGAGCAATAAATGGTTAAATCAAGTAATTTTTGTGGCGATTGCCCTGGGATTAATTAGCCTATTCATTATATTGGCGGGTTCTGACCCGATCGCCGTCACCGCGAGGATTTTTAATGGGGCATTTGGCAATATTAATCGGTTTGCTAGAGTGGTGGCAACTTTAGCTCCTTTGCTATTATGTGCTAGTGGTTTAATTTTTACTTTTACCGCTGGTTTATACAATTTAGGGGTTGAAGGTCAGATTACTTTTGGCGCGATCGCCACCACATTTACTTTACGTTTATTGTACCCCATATTCCCGGCACCGTTAGTGATTGTTTTGGGATTAATTGCGGGATGTTTGGGCGGTTTATGCTGGGGATTATTAGCGGGAACCTTAAACATCTATGGTCGAGTCAACGAAATTTTTGCGGGCTTAGGGTTAAATTTTGTGGCCGATGGCATTGCCTTATATTTGATATTAAATCCCTGGAAACGGGCCGGGGTTGCTTCCATGAGTGGGACGGAATTATTTGACCAATCTTTATGGTTAAACACCTTTGGCCAAACTGATGCCAGTCCCGTTGCCTTGGCGATCGCATTTTTGGCTTTAGCCATCACTTTTATCGTCATAGAAGGCACTTATTTTGGCCTAGAATTACAAGCGGTGGGCAAAAATTTACGCGCCGCTTATGTGTTAGGAATTCCCGCAGTTCGCCAAATTTTAGGGGCTTTTGCCATTTGTGGTGCCTTAGCGGGGATTGCCGGTGCTCTGCAAGTTTTAGCCGTATTTCATCGCCTAATTCCGGCGATTTCTAGTAACTTAGGATTTCTGGCTTTATTAGTGGCGATGATTGCTGGATTTCGGCCTATTTGGATTTTGCCCGTGGCTTTTTTTTTCAGTGCCTTAAATATCGGCAGTTTACAGCTACCGCTATCCCTACAATTAGAATCGTCTTTAGCCGGAGTAATTCAAGGAATTTTAGTTTTATTGGTACTTTTAGGTCGGGGATTTAGCGGCTATTTTAAATCAACACAGAGACACAGAGAACACAGAGAATATCGGTGA
- a CDS encoding anhydro-N-acetylmuramic acid kinase: MTLVIGLMSGTSVDGIDAALVEITGKEFDLKIELLQAKTYPYPNPLQTEILAVCAGDRRSMAEFAALDDAIAQVFAQAAIAIQTNQPQAELIGSHGQTIYHRPPGTAIDPGRIPGINPHVPLGYSLQLGRGALIAQLTGIPTVSNFRAADIAAGGQGAPLVTKVDACLISHEQKYRCIQNIGGIGNVTYLPPKNSATINQVNWLAQIQGWDTGPGNSLINLAVEYLTEGEQTYDRNGAWAAQGTPRLDLVETWLAHPFFHQKPPKSTGRELFGLDYFQQCLADASTLAPADLLATITELTVMSIVRGYRRFLPVQPDEVFLCGGGSRNQYLRQRLAQELKLPVFPTDDLGLNADFKEAIAFAVFAYWRTIGIPGNLPHCTGASQPMLLGETYFI, translated from the coding sequence ATGACCCTAGTAATTGGTTTAATGAGTGGGACATCAGTCGATGGCATTGATGCAGCTTTGGTTGAGATTACAGGTAAGGAATTTGACCTAAAAATAGAACTACTTCAGGCTAAAACTTATCCCTATCCTAATCCCCTGCAAACAGAAATTTTAGCAGTTTGTGCCGGCGATCGCCGATCGATGGCAGAATTTGCCGCCCTGGATGATGCGATCGCCCAAGTTTTTGCCCAAGCAGCGATCGCCATTCAAACCAATCAACCCCAAGCGGAATTAATCGGATCTCACGGACAAACAATTTACCATCGTCCTCCCGGAACCGCGATCGACCCGGGCAGAATTCCGGGAATTAATCCTCATGTCCCATTAGGTTACAGTTTACAACTTGGCAGAGGTGCATTGATTGCCCAGCTAACCGGAATTCCCACGGTGAGTAATTTTAGGGCTGCGGATATTGCCGCTGGGGGACAAGGGGCGCCCTTGGTGACAAAAGTCGATGCTTGCTTAATTAGTCACGAGCAAAAATATCGTTGTATTCAAAATATAGGGGGCATTGGCAACGTGACTTATTTGCCGCCAAAAAATTCAGCAACCATAAATCAAGTTAATTGGTTAGCACAAATTCAAGGATGGGATACAGGGCCGGGAAATAGTTTAATTAATTTAGCCGTAGAATATCTGACGGAAGGTGAACAAACTTACGATCGCAATGGGGCATGGGCTGCCCAAGGAACGCCTCGCTTAGACTTAGTGGAAACCTGGTTAGCACACCCTTTTTTTCACCAAAAACCGCCAAAATCTACGGGAAGAGAATTATTTGGGCTTGACTATTTTCAGCAATGTTTAGCCGATGCCAGTACCTTAGCCCCAGCGGATTTATTAGCCACAATTACCGAATTAACCGTAATGTCAATTGTCCGAGGATATCGGCGGTTTTTGCCCGTACAACCGGATGAAGTTTTTTTATGTGGAGGTGGCAGTCGTAACCAATATTTACGGCAACGATTAGCCCAAGAATTAAAATTACCTGTATTCCCTACCGACGACTTGGGTTTGAATGCGGATTTTAAAGAGGCGATCGCCTTTGCCGTATTTGCTTATTGGCGAACCATTGGCATTCCGGGAAATCTGCCCCACTGCACCGGCGCCAGTCAACCGATGTTATTAGGAGAAACTTATTTTATCTAG
- a CDS encoding LL-diaminopimelate aminotransferase, whose translation MATVNENYLKLKAGYLFPEIARRVNAFAQENPQAPIIKLGIGDVTEPLPEACRTAMIQAVEDMGDRASFKGYGPEQGYPWLREKIAALDFQSRGCDIDASEIFISDGSKCDTGNILDIFGDNNTIAVTDPVYPVYVDTNVMAGHTGQATESGKYEGLLYLPITAENNFTAEIPSEKVDLIYLCFPNNPTGATATKDHLKAWVDYAKAHEAIIFFDAAYEAFITDPTLPHSIYEIEGARDCAIEFRSFSKNAGFTGTRCALTVVPKTLTAKTSDGTKVELHKLWNRRQSTKFNGVSYIVQRGAEAVYSEAGQAQVKSLVSFYMENAKIICEKLTAAGLTVYGGVNAPYVWVKTPNNLSSWEFFDQLLSQVNVVGTPGSGFGAAGEGYFRISAFNSRENVEEAMRRITEKFKV comes from the coding sequence ATGGCAACGGTTAACGAAAACTACCTGAAGCTAAAAGCTGGCTACTTATTTCCCGAAATCGCTCGTCGGGTGAATGCTTTTGCTCAAGAAAATCCCCAAGCCCCGATTATTAAATTAGGCATTGGTGATGTGACTGAACCATTACCAGAAGCCTGCCGCACCGCAATGATTCAAGCGGTAGAAGATATGGGCGATCGCGCCTCTTTTAAAGGCTACGGCCCAGAACAAGGCTATCCTTGGTTGCGGGAAAAAATTGCCGCATTAGATTTCCAATCGCGGGGATGTGATATCGATGCATCAGAAATTTTTATCTCTGATGGTTCCAAATGCGACACGGGAAATATCCTGGATATTTTTGGTGACAATAACACCATTGCCGTCACGGATCCGGTCTATCCTGTCTATGTGGATACCAACGTGATGGCCGGTCATACGGGGCAGGCTACCGAGTCGGGAAAATATGAAGGATTACTATATTTACCCATCACAGCAGAGAATAATTTTACCGCCGAAATTCCCTCGGAAAAAGTAGATTTAATCTATCTATGTTTTCCCAACAATCCCACCGGCGCCACCGCCACCAAAGACCACTTAAAAGCTTGGGTAGATTATGCTAAAGCCCATGAAGCAATTATTTTCTTTGATGCGGCCTATGAAGCATTTATTACCGACCCCACTTTACCTCACTCAATTTATGAAATTGAAGGGGCACGAGATTGCGCGATCGAGTTTCGTTCTTTCTCGAAAAATGCCGGATTTACCGGGACTCGTTGCGCGTTAACCGTGGTGCCGAAAACCCTCACCGCGAAAACCAGTGATGGGACAAAAGTAGAACTACATAAACTGTGGAATCGGCGCCAATCTACTAAATTTAATGGTGTTTCTTATATTGTGCAACGGGGGGCAGAAGCGGTTTACTCTGAAGCCGGGCAAGCCCAAGTGAAAAGTTTGGTCAGTTTCTATATGGAAAATGCCAAAATTATTTGTGAAAAATTAACCGCTGCGGGCTTAACGGTTTATGGGGGTGTGAATGCCCCTTATGTTTGGGTGAAAACTCCCAATAATTTATCTAGTTGGGAGTTCTTCGATCAGTTACTTTCCCAAGTCAATGTCGTGGGAACTCCTGGGTCTGGTTTTGGCGCTGCCGGAGAAGGTTATTTCCGCATTTCCGCATTTAATAGCCGGGAAAATGTAGAAGAAGCTATGCGGCGAATTACGGAAAAATTTAAGGTTTAA
- a CDS encoding efflux RND transporter periplasmic adaptor subunit, with protein sequence MSADETLTKDTATKKLKLGMRWLTFSAVLAIASLGGWWLYSRTLKQSSKVVEVRLITVKTDTLEEPINESGILELGDQRILKSPSDGIVEKVLVKMGDRIAIGDELILLRSPDRETKLLDHQYNTQQKELALVQQQEKIQDAEADLAIAQQKFQDLFSQYRSNSETKRQQKQLEIQSQQLEIQNQRQTVAIAEENLKVATQKIQQFLQEESSEIQTQIRQKKVDIQKQQLNLENLREEVTEAEINLKEAQEQLQEGESLYSRGFIAENELQGNRQEVRSSLAMLRDTQLALNNAQLELNNSQVDLQKLEKNISEELLALELDVKEKTITLEKEKNQVKNLEYQLNNLLIALQEIEEDLEKNLVAARQELQQAERNLRDAKSELRNLSIDLDKNQLGRQTIEQEILDSIVTAPINGKVLNIAVEPGDVVDRSKDLLIIGDPNREVVKLKISTLNAAKVKLNQLARISLPGPDEEIFTGYVETVSLVANSEGSESSSRSSDSGGGSVEATVRLDSPSGTFIPGSRVIVDIILEQRKNVIAVETTAVQNLGAESFVWVRDAEGKAQKKSVTLGLEDLTNGLIEVTEGLKPGDEVILPPVDQELTEGMIVKEFKPENTNEESEN encoded by the coding sequence ATGTCAGCAGATGAAACTTTAACTAAAGATACAGCCACCAAGAAACTGAAACTGGGGATGCGGTGGCTGACTTTTTCGGCAGTGTTAGCGATCGCCTCATTGGGGGGATGGTGGCTTTATAGTCGTACCTTAAAGCAATCCAGTAAAGTGGTTGAAGTGCGATTAATTACTGTCAAAACCGATACTCTCGAAGAACCGATTAATGAATCGGGTATCCTAGAACTCGGCGATCAAAGAATCCTCAAATCTCCCAGCGATGGCATAGTAGAAAAAGTCTTAGTCAAGATGGGTGATCGCATTGCAATTGGGGATGAATTAATCCTGCTGCGATCGCCAGATCGAGAAACCAAATTACTCGATCATCAATATAATACCCAGCAAAAAGAATTAGCCTTGGTGCAACAACAGGAAAAAATCCAAGATGCCGAAGCAGACCTGGCGATCGCACAACAAAAATTCCAAGACCTTTTCAGCCAATATCGCAGCAACAGCGAAACGAAACGGCAACAAAAACAACTAGAAATTCAATCTCAACAACTGGAAATTCAAAATCAACGTCAAACGGTGGCGATCGCTGAAGAAAACTTAAAAGTAGCCACTCAAAAAATCCAGCAATTTCTCCAGGAAGAATCTAGCGAAATCCAAACCCAGATTAGACAGAAAAAGGTAGACATTCAAAAACAACAACTCAACCTAGAAAACCTGCGAGAAGAAGTTACCGAAGCGGAAATTAATTTAAAAGAAGCCCAAGAACAACTGCAAGAAGGTGAAAGTCTTTATTCCAGAGGATTTATTGCCGAAAATGAACTGCAAGGAAACCGTCAAGAAGTCCGCAGCAGTCTGGCCATGCTGCGGGATACACAATTGGCCTTAAATAACGCCCAACTAGAGTTAAATAATAGTCAGGTAGATTTACAAAAATTAGAAAAAAACATCTCAGAAGAATTGCTGGCATTAGAATTAGATGTAAAAGAAAAAACCATCACCCTAGAAAAAGAAAAAAATCAGGTAAAAAATCTGGAATATCAATTAAATAATTTATTAATTGCTTTGCAAGAAATCGAGGAAGACTTAGAAAAAAATCTGGTCGCGGCTCGTCAGGAATTACAACAAGCAGAACGAAATCTGCGGGATGCCAAATCAGAACTCAGAAACCTCAGTATTGACCTAGATAAAAATCAACTAGGACGGCAAACAATTGAACAAGAAATTCTCGATAGTATCGTCACGGCGCCGATTAATGGTAAAGTCTTAAATATTGCCGTTGAACCTGGAGATGTGGTCGATCGCAGTAAAGACTTACTCATCATTGGCGATCCGAATAGAGAAGTCGTAAAATTGAAAATTTCTACCCTGAATGCGGCGAAAGTAAAACTCAACCAATTAGCCCGAATTAGTCTCCCTGGACCCGATGAAGAAATTTTTACGGGATATGTGGAAACAGTCTCTTTGGTGGCGAACAGTGAGGGGTCGGAAAGCTCAAGTAGAAGCAGTGATTCTGGGGGCGGATCCGTGGAAGCTACAGTACGCTTAGACAGTCCTTCTGGCACTTTTATTCCCGGCAGTCGGGTTATTGTGGATATTATTTTAGAACAACGAAAAAATGTAATTGCTGTCGAAACAACTGCTGTGCAAAACTTAGGTGCAGAGTCATTTGTTTGGGTGCGTGATGCTGAAGGAAAAGCCCAAAAAAAATCGGTGACATTAGGACTAGAAGATTTAACCAATGGTTTAATTGAAGTCACCGAGGGTTTAAAGCCTGGAGACGAAGTGATTTTGCCTCCAGTAGATCAGGAATTAACCGAAGGAATGATCGTCAAAGAATTTAAGCCAGAAAATACTAATGAGGAAAGCGAAAATTAG
- a CDS encoding ABC transporter permease translates to MSLTPIDLLKLTYLSLSGNLLRSALTSVGVFMGVAAVSATLQVGTISRAVVAKKLAEREAPQIIVFPYDASNDWEPVDVKLEDIEFLRKRLVGSQAIAVINRVYSWETRFRDRQANPQPKITAVSQGFLETSGRRIISGSFFTQADFDKYRPVVVIDEALVEALFLDSNPIGERIDIDGRPYFVRGVMETKLRGSWDEGNGEAIIPLSVYSALTGDQTLSLILIRPESLEEIDPMSEQVSKLLKRRFSGKELSTWNNIRDIKEQQDTLLMVSRSLLAVGAIALLVGGVGIANITIATVMERTAEIGLRRAIGATQADIMLQFILEAALLSLIGGILAIGTVHGITIVVADTFKLPYKFEPPTAGLALGSALLVGVGAGFFPALQASQLDPVKALSSG, encoded by the coding sequence ATGAGTTTAACACCCATTGACTTACTAAAATTAACTTATCTATCTTTAAGCGGCAATCTATTGCGATCGGCCTTAACTTCTGTGGGGGTTTTTATGGGAGTTGCCGCCGTCAGTGCCACCTTGCAAGTAGGAACAATTAGTCGGGCTGTTGTCGCCAAAAAATTGGCGGAAAGAGAAGCACCACAAATTATCGTATTTCCTTATGATGCTTCTAACGACTGGGAACCCGTTGACGTTAAACTCGAAGATATCGAATTTTTAAGAAAAAGATTGGTAGGTTCGCAGGCGATCGCGGTGATCAACAGGGTATATTCGTGGGAAACCCGTTTTCGCGATCGCCAAGCCAATCCGCAGCCTAAAATCACAGCAGTTTCTCAAGGTTTCTTAGAAACTTCTGGACGCAGAATAATCTCAGGCAGCTTTTTTACCCAAGCTGATTTTGACAAGTATCGCCCAGTAGTGGTGATTGATGAAGCGCTGGTTGAGGCTTTATTTTTAGACAGTAATCCCATTGGAGAACGTATTGATATTGATGGCCGCCCTTATTTTGTCCGTGGGGTGATGGAAACTAAACTCAGAGGTTCTTGGGATGAGGGGAATGGCGAGGCGATTATACCACTTTCTGTCTACAGTGCGCTCACCGGCGATCAAACTCTTAGTCTGATATTAATTCGGCCTGAAAGCCTGGAAGAAATCGACCCGATGAGTGAACAGGTGAGTAAATTGTTAAAACGAAGATTTTCTGGCAAAGAACTATCTACCTGGAATAATATTCGCGATATCAAAGAACAACAAGACACCTTACTAATGGTGTCTCGATCGCTTTTAGCGGTGGGAGCGATCGCCCTATTAGTGGGTGGGGTGGGCATTGCTAATATTACCATTGCCACGGTGATGGAACGCACCGCAGAAATTGGTTTACGTCGGGCAATTGGTGCCACTCAAGCCGATATTATGCTTCAATTTATTTTAGAAGCTGCTTTACTGAGTTTAATTGGTGGAATCTTGGCGATCGGCACCGTACATGGTATCACAATTGTGGTAGCTGATACCTTTAAATTACCCTATAAATTCGAGCCGCCCACTGCCGGTTTAGCATTAGGATCCGCTTTATTAGTGGGGGTTGGTGCCGGATTTTTTCCGGCCTTACAAGCCAGTCAACTCGATCCAGTCAAAGCTTTAAGTTCTGGTTGA
- a CDS encoding ABC transporter ATP-binding protein, whose protein sequence is MKIEIKNISKTFGNLRANNDISLTVAAGTIHGILGENGAGKSTLVKILTGYLRRDQGEILLGDRPVNIQTPIDAMKAGIGMLHQDPLDFPSLSVWENFIIGKSGKFLINLRQIIREFHQLSYQFQFELDVNEQLGNLTVGERQQVEILRLLSLGVKTLILDEPTTGISPAQKTALFAAMKQLAAQGKSVIFVSHKLEDVEILCDRLTVMRQGQIVGHRELPCPEDQLISMIFGRQLAKPIKPKTAGNTIRLQLNNITLKSDYLQIKIEELQVKAGEVIGLAGLAGSGQQLLLQLCAGLRRSPTGTLYINSQPMTQEPYENYRQAGVAYCPADRLKDGLIPGLSIQEHIALKNQRHHGLIPWAKIGQKTAEAIAQFSIRGQPQTPVEKLSGGNQQRTQLALLPSPLNLLLMEYPTRGLDMESVLWVWQQLIARCQTGTAILFTSADLDEIMQYSDRVIVFSNGQISPAIPVEKLTLDRLGKMIGAKFSSLG, encoded by the coding sequence ATGAAAATTGAAATCAAAAATATCTCCAAAACTTTTGGCAATTTGCGGGCAAATAATGATATTTCCCTGACCGTGGCAGCGGGAACAATTCACGGTATTTTAGGGGAAAATGGCGCGGGCAAAAGTACCCTGGTGAAAATATTAACCGGCTATCTTCGCCGCGACCAAGGAGAAATTTTGCTGGGCGATCGCCCAGTGAATATTCAAACTCCCATAGATGCCATGAAAGCGGGAATTGGAATGTTACACCAAGACCCCCTAGATTTTCCCTCGTTGTCGGTCTGGGAAAATTTTATTATCGGCAAATCCGGGAAATTTTTGATCAACCTGCGTCAAATTATCCGGGAATTTCACCAATTATCTTATCAATTTCAGTTTGAGTTAGATGTGAATGAACAATTAGGCAATTTGACCGTGGGAGAACGGCAGCAAGTGGAAATTTTGCGGTTATTATCTTTGGGGGTGAAAACCCTGATTTTGGATGAACCAACCACGGGAATTTCTCCTGCCCAAAAAACCGCTTTGTTTGCGGCGATGAAGCAATTAGCCGCCCAAGGTAAGTCAGTAATTTTTGTTTCCCATAAATTAGAAGATGTGGAAATATTGTGCGATCGCCTTACCGTGATGCGCCAAGGTCAAATCGTTGGTCATCGAGAACTTCCTTGCCCCGAAGACCAATTAATCTCGATGATATTTGGGCGGCAACTGGCTAAACCCATTAAACCGAAAACCGCAGGAAATACCATCAGATTACAACTAAACAATATTACCTTAAAAAGTGATTATTTGCAAATAAAAATTGAAGAACTACAGGTAAAAGCGGGAGAAGTTATCGGCCTCGCCGGATTAGCCGGAAGTGGGCAACAATTACTGCTTCAGCTATGTGCCGGACTGAGGCGATCGCCCACCGGAACCCTTTATATTAATAGTCAACCAATGACCCAGGAACCCTACGAAAATTACCGGCAAGCGGGGGTCGCATATTGTCCCGCCGATCGCCTCAAAGATGGCCTAATTCCCGGATTATCCATTCAAGAACATATCGCCTTAAAAAATCAACGGCATCACGGGTTAATTCCTTGGGCAAAAATCGGCCAAAAAACCGCAGAAGCGATCGCTCAATTTTCCATTCGCGGTCAACCCCAAACCCCGGTAGAAAAATTATCGGGCGGCAACCAACAACGCACCCAATTAGCTTTATTGCCTAGTCCCTTAAATTTACTCTTAATGGAATATCCCACCAGAGGCTTAGACATGGAATCGGTTTTATGGGTTTGGCAACAACTAATTGCCCGCTGCCAAACGGGCACGGCAATTTTATTTACCTCGGCTGACTTAGATGAAATCATGCAATATAGCGATCGGGTGATCGTGTTCAGTAATGGCCAAATTTCCCCAGCCATTCCCGTCGAAAAACTCACCCTAGATCGACTCGGTAAAATGATCGGCGCTAAATTTTCTAGCCTGGGATAA
- a CDS encoding cysteine hydrolase family protein, which translates to MKQPLKTLGTPPNAWAVNEEIADITRPPLEPKLVTLPTETKTLKIDLAKAAIIVIDMQNDFCHPDGWLAHIGVDITPARTPIQPLQNLLPELRKANIPVIWLNWGNRPDLLNISAGLLHVYNPTGEGVGLADPLPKNGAPVLTLGSWAAAVVDELEPKPEDIRVDKYRMSGFWDTPLDSILRNLGKTTLFFAGVNADQCVMTTLQDANFLGYDCILVTDCTATTSPEYCWQATLYNVKQCFGFVANSQAILNAIN; encoded by the coding sequence ATGAAGCAACCACTAAAAACATTAGGAACGCCCCCAAATGCTTGGGCGGTTAATGAGGAAATTGCCGATATTACTCGGCCTCCCTTAGAGCCCAAACTGGTGACATTGCCAACGGAAACAAAAACCCTAAAAATAGACTTAGCCAAAGCAGCCATTATCGTCATTGATATGCAGAATGACTTCTGTCATCCTGATGGTTGGTTAGCCCATATTGGCGTCGATATCACCCCAGCCAGAACCCCAATTCAACCGTTACAAAATCTACTGCCAGAACTAAGAAAAGCCAATATTCCAGTTATTTGGTTAAACTGGGGAAACCGTCCAGATTTACTAAATATTAGTGCCGGACTTTTGCACGTTTATAACCCCACAGGAGAGGGGGTGGGTTTAGCCGATCCTTTACCGAAAAATGGGGCTCCGGTACTCACATTAGGCAGTTGGGCAGCAGCGGTTGTCGATGAATTAGAACCAAAACCAGAAGATATTAGGGTCGATAAATACCGAATGAGTGGATTTTGGGATACTCCCCTCGATAGCATATTAAGAAACCTAGGCAAAACCACATTATTTTTTGCGGGAGTGAATGCGGATCAATGTGTAATGACGACTTTGCAAGATGCCAACTTTTTAGGCTATGACTGTATTTTAGTCACCGATTGTACGGCCACCACTTCCCCAGAATATTGCTGGCAAGCCACCCTTTATAATGTGAAACAATGCTTTGGCTTTGTAGCAAATTCTCAAGCTATTTTAAATGCGATTAATTAA